Proteins co-encoded in one Artemia franciscana chromosome 10, ASM3288406v1, whole genome shotgun sequence genomic window:
- the LOC136032394 gene encoding dnaJ homolog subfamily C member 7-like: MSYQVKVDLGQEKNCPDLKNNDAYNNDLYNSDDITEVIPSSEELAEDKKDEGNKYYNQKDYRRALDCYAKAIELYPCAPYYNNRAACYMMLGMYSQALQDARESIKCEPSSTKGHLRMGKCSLVMGDVVTAERSFVKVKELEPTNSIIDTELRTIDTLYKIDKDLNKAVEIQDYRKALYCSERALDIAMYCRRYKVKKAESLMHLGRHREAAKIVNDILRSDSTDVDSLLVCGMCLYYQDKIDLALPYFQQVLRLAPDYDKARETYKKAKRLMTKKEEGNIAFKQGKLKEALTSYSETLAIDPVNKLVNSKVYYNRALVYSTFGNHSQTVDECSAALNLNNGYIKALLLRAKSYRSLEKHEECVRDYEACMKLEKNANRETQRLLHEAKIALKKSKQKDYYKILGVKKNANNDEIKKAYKKQALLHHPDRYSSATEEERKKHEDNFKELGEAYTVLSNPISKSRYDEVYEDKEAQFNLIDEEAELLRAFFKSGPSPSYRFRFG, from the coding sequence ATGTCTTATCAAGTTAAAGTTGATCTAGGACAGGAGAAAAACTGTccagatttgaaaaacaatgacgCTTATAATAATGATCTATATAATTCAGATGATATAACTGAAGTCATTCCAAGTTCTGAGGAGCTTGCAGAAGATAAAAAGGATGAAGGAAATAAATACTACAACCAGAAGGATTATAGAAGAGCTCTTGACTGTTATGCCAAAGCCATTGAGCTGTATCCGTGTGCTCCTTATTATAACAATCGTGCTGCTTGTTATATGATGCTGGGAATGTATTCCCAGGCACTTCAAGATGCCAGAGAAAGTATCAAATGTGAGCCTTCTTCTACGAAGGGTCATTTAAGAATGGGAAAATGCTCCTTGGTGATGGGTGATGTAGTCACTGCAGAAAGAAGTTTTGTCAAAGTAAAAGAACTAGAACCTACAAATAGTATTATTGACACTGAGCTTAGAACTATTGATACCCTTTATAAAATAGACAAAGATCTAAATAAAGCTGTTGAAATTCAAGACTATAGAAAGGCTTTATATTGTTCTGAGAGAGCCTTGGACATTGCTATGTATTGCCGAAGATACAAAGTAAAGAAAGCCGAGTCCTTGATGCACCTTGGGCGACATCGGGAAGCTGCAAAAATCGTTAATGACATACTAAGATCAGATAGCACAGATGTTGACTCATTGCTGGTCTGTGGAATGTGCTTATATTATCAAGATAAAATTGATTTGGCTCTTCCTTATTTCCAGCAAGTACTCCGATTAGCACCCGATTATGATAAAGCCAGAGAAACTTATAAGAAAGCAAAGCGGCTGATGACGAAGAAAGAGGAAGGAAATATAGCATTTAAACAAGGCAAATTAAAAGAAGCTCTCACTAGCTATTCAGAAACACTCGCCATCGATCCCGTTAATAAGCTGGTCAACTCTAAAGTATATTATAATAGAGCTCTTGTCTATTCTACGTTCGGAAATCACTCTCAAACAGTTGACGAATGTTCCGCGGCTCTGAACTTGAATAATGGTTACATCAAAGCATTACTATTGAGAGCAAAATCCTACAGAAGTCTTGAAAAACATGAAGAATGTGTCAGAGACTATGAAGCAtgtatgaaactagaaaaaaatgcaaatagagAAACCCAAAGACTATTGCACGAGGCAAAAATAGCATTGAAAAAGTCCAAGCAAAAAGATTACTATAAGATtcttggagtaaaaaaaaatgccaacaaCGATGAAATTAAGAAGGCTTACAAGAAACAAGCACTTCTTCATCATCCTGACCGATATTCTTCTGCGACAGAAGAGGAGCGGAAGAAACATGAAGATAATTTCAAGGAACTTGGAGAAGCTTACACAGTTCTCTCTAACCCTATTAGTAAATCTCGGTATGACGAAGTTTACGAAGATAAAGAAGCTCAATTCAATCTAATTGATGAAGAAGCTGAATTGTTAAGGGCTTTCTTTAAAAGTGGCCCAAGTCCGTCTTATAGATTTCGCTTTGGTTGA